One genomic window of Choristoneura fumiferana chromosome 14, NRCan_CFum_1, whole genome shotgun sequence includes the following:
- the LOC141434644 gene encoding uncharacterized protein: MFKNTYQKGLLSIFYSCGSNPLGIWESEVNNGHIKRLTDSEVNSIVLEIVSTNVTTTYISCPKNNQVLGITLPFLILIVKNLKRYFTFEITVLDDKNLRRRFRISNFQSTTKILPFCTTMPIGLSGGWNQIQFNLADFTRRAYGTQFIETLRVQVHANARLRRIYFSDRLYTEEELPQDYKLYLPFEKKQKKGKVEKEEKKGAKAPAAKAAAPPPMAEGEVPPPAEPGPDGEPLKEEPESTPGEVKTEQTETPETKEVTPAESEAPPEEAPTEGAPEAPAETPAESEEPAAPEE; this comes from the coding sequence ATGTTTAAAAACACGTATCAAAAAGGAttactttcaatattttatagCTGCGGTTCTAATCCCTTGGGGATATGGGAAAGCGAGGTTAATAATGGACATATAAAGCGTCTAACTGATAGTGAAGTGAACTCCATAGTTCTCGAGATAGTGAGCACCAACGTTACTACCACTTACATCTCATGTCCGAAAAACAACCAGGTTTTGGGTATAACGCTACCATTCTTAATACTCATAGTAAAGAATTTAAAAAGGTACTTCACATTCGAAATAACGGTTCTTGACGACAAAAATCTGCGGCGGCGGTTTAGGATCTCCAACTTTCAATCCACAACCAAGATTTTGCCGTTCTGCACGACCATGCCGATTGGACTTTCGGGAGGTTGGAATCAAATACAATTTAATCTCGCAGACTTCACAAGGAGGGCTTACGGCACGCAGTTCATTGAAACTCTTCGCGTCCAAGTACATGCCAACGCTCGATTGCGAAGAATTTATTTCAGTGACCGCCTTTACACAGAGGAAGAGTTGCCACAAGATTACAAGCTTTACCTGCCTTTTGAGAAGAAACAGAAGAAAGGGAAGGTGGAGAAGGAGGAGAAGAAGGGTGCTAAAGCTCCCGCTGCAAAAGCTGCTGCTCCACCACCGATGGCGGAAGGAGAAGTGCCGCCTCCAGCTGAGCCTGGGCCTGATGGTGAGCCGCTTAAGGAAGAGCCAGAATCGACGCCAGGAGAAGTTAAAACAGAACAGACAGAGACCCCGGAAACTAAAGAAGTAACACCAGCTGAAAGTGAAGCACCTCCAGAAGAAGCTCCTACGGAAGGAGCACCAGAAGCACCCGCTGAGACCCCAGCTGAGTCAGAAGAACCGGCCGCGCCAGAAGAATAA